In Bacteroidales bacterium, the sequence GATCATTGTATTTAAATGTAACTCTCGGTGTATGTGGAATTTCAAGAATCGGATGCTTGTCGATTTTATACATATTTCTTTTGTCGATTTTAAATTAATTTTTCAACGCTTTTACGGGTTGCAAATGTAGTAAAATTTTGGATAAAATGGAAAAATCGGGTAAAGATATACAGTAAATATCCAAACTCAAATTTACTTATAATTGTCGTACATCCTTTAACTCTGAGAATGTTAATACTTGCTCTAATCCATGTAACAATGTTTTATCATGGAAAAAGTGCTAACCTTTTCTTAATATAAATATTCTCAATTCTCAATTAAATAAATTATCTTTGCAACAGTATTTTGAATTAAAAATAATTGATGAAGCGAAAAACTCCGGATAAGTTTGAAACCATACAAAACAAGTTTCTCAAGTATCTTGAAGATAACAAAATGCGTGTAACGCAAGAACGTATCAAAATTCTCAAAATCGTTGCAAAAACTGACGAGCATTTTGATGTTGATACTTTGTATTCTTATATGCGCGATAGTAAATTCAGGGTGAGCAGGGCCACTTTGTACAATACTTTGGATATTTTATTGGATTGCGGAATTGTTCATAAACATCAATTTTCAGGTGATTCTTTTGAATATGAATTTGTTAAAGAAGGAGAAGAAGGTCACCATCATTTAATTAATACCGAAACAAAAAAAGTTATTGAATTTCAAGATAAACGAATTGATAGAATCAAACGTGAATTGGAAATGAAACACGGAGTTGTTATAGATTCCTGCCAATTAATTTTTTACGCACATAATAAATAATTTTTATGACAAACAAAGTAGATGTTTTATTAGGACTTCAGTGGGGTGATGAAGGAAAGGGAAAAATCGTAGATTTCCTAGCTCCGAAATATGATGTTATTGCTCGTTTTCAAGGCGGTGCAAACGCAGGTCATACTCTTAAGATTGATGGAAAAACTTATGTCCTTCATCTGATTCCTTCGGGAATTTTCCATGAAAATAAACTGAATATCATCGGTAACGGCGTTGTTATTGATCCGCTTATCTTTAAACGCGAGTGCGATAAACTCAAAGAAATGAATGTCAATGTTGAGGAACGACTGCTTGTTGCAAAGAAAGCGCATCTTATTCTGCCTTCGCACCGTTTGCTTGATGCTGTTTATGAAAAAAACAAAGGAGAGCAAAAAATTGGTAGTACGCTGAAAGGAATTGGACCTACATACACCGATAAAATCGGAAGGCTTGGTCTCCGAGTGGGCGATATTCTCTCCGATGATTTTATGGATAAATATAATAAATTGAAATTCCATCATTTAAATATCGCATCAAATTATAAATTTCATACCGATGATTTTATGTTGGATAATATTAGTTTCACCGATTATGAAAGTCAATGGT encodes:
- a CDS encoding transcriptional repressor — its product is MKRKTPDKFETIQNKFLKYLEDNKMRVTQERIKILKIVAKTDEHFDVDTLYSYMRDSKFRVSRATLYNTLDILLDCGIVHKHQFSGDSFEYEFVKEGEEGHHHLINTETKKVIEFQDKRIDRIKRELEMKHGVVIDSCQLIFYAHNK